One window of Acropora palmata chromosome 1, jaAcrPala1.3, whole genome shotgun sequence genomic DNA carries:
- the LOC141894775 gene encoding acidic skeletal organic matrix protein, with the protein MLAPRLAFILLLSSYFGSILITSVECSDEVDMEKKTVKMRGSNTSVLVEGDGGKISTLYFEEDDDDDEDDEESEDEVEDFDDENALSFQVESLQEVDESGKPVKASESSEIEHSVSSVRSLPFTVSALQNSTTYQNLTAKTVTLQAQLPNMATLELMVVLFLEDGTIKFGNETFKVLSGTMKFNINVTGWQYCDGATVSCLSDSNQPAAVGDSLDLALTVKSEAEDPEEVDDAKRAETGKDPICVDPDDPNEEDDDCPVVYDMGGNSEMVLNKGVLVNNMDYVAMPPGFPNLEKTGMMQKKLTFRLPKTPGSVIIDPSVNIGVPPKKQTGNSGASIKASSLCFFTLALLLSVLIAHF; encoded by the exons ATGCTTGCTCCACGTCTAGCCTTCATTTTACTTCTCTCCTCTTATTTCG GGTCCATTTTAATAACATCTGTCGAATGTAGTGACGAAGTGGACATGGAAAAAAAGACAGTCAAGATGCGAGGAAGCAATACTTCCGTTCTAGTGGAAGGTGACGGGGGTAAAATTTCCACGCTCTACTTTGAGgaagatgacgatgatgatgaggatgaCGAAGAAAGCGAAGACGAAGTGGAAGACTTTGACGATGAGAACGCACTTTCATTTCAAGTTGAATCTTTGCAAGAAGTAGATGAATCTG GAAAACCAGTCAAAGCAAGCGAATCATCTGAGATTGAACACTCTGTGAGCTCAGTGAGGTCATTGCCCTTCACAGTCTCTGCTCTTCAGAACTCGACCACGTATCAAAATTTAACTGCCAAAACTGTGACCCTCCAAGCGCAATTACCAAATATGGCAACTCTTGAGTTGATGGTGGTTTTGTTTCTCGAGGATGGAACCATCAAATTTGGAAATGAAACGTTCAAAGTACTCAGCGGTACCATGAAATTTAACATCAAT GTCACCGGTTGGCAGTACTGCGATGGTGCTACTGTAAGCTGTTTATCTGATAGCAACCAGCCAGCGGCAGTCGGTGACAGTCTCGATCTCGCGCTCACCGTTAAAAGCGAGGCAGAAGATCCCGAAGAAGTTGACGACGCGAAACGCGCCGAGACGGGCAAAGATCCCATCTGTGTAGATCCCGATGACCCGAATGAGGAGGATGATGACTGCCCTGTCGTCTATGACATGGGTGGCAACTCCGAGATGGTGCTTAATAAAGGG GTGTTAGTGAACAACATGGATTACGTCGCAATGCCACCGGGATTCCCGAATCTTGAGAAAACTGGAATGATGCAGAAAAAGTTAACTTTCCGCTTGCCCAAGACCCCTGGATCGGTTATAATTGATCCAAGTGTGAACATTGGCGTGCCGCCGAAAAAACAGACAGGCAACAGCGGAGCAAGCATCAAGGCTTCTTCACTTTGTTTCTTCACTCTTGCCTTGTTGTTGAGCGTGTTGATAGCTCACTTTTGA
- the LOC141894753 gene encoding uncharacterized protein LOC141894753: MFSPLKCWLYFLVVSSLIHRAVSAALAQEFYEADFKVDKLHYVNVTRIGAYRVHDILECIFPCLRNSLCLSLNLAASHGADGKYWCEMLNSDKYKYPAEFKANNNWHHIFIENPCVASPSPCQNGGTCLSQNKYETFVCKCKPGFIGLYCEKVVKSCQDLYEAKRTNVTKVETLITDLGPFSVLCQMGNFGCGEGGWTPVMKIDGSKQTFHYDSNYWSNKVGVNPDGGKVGFDSNESKLPTYWNTPFSRICLGMKIGEAMNFIVIEKQAESLHSLIADGLFRPTSLGRNVWKSLIGSQGSLQLKCNKEGFNAYNFISRARIGIIANNQNDCLTPDSRIGFGTRGSHGHSNTCGNNARLYADNGNINLMSMCYILVM, translated from the exons ATGTTTTCTCCTCTAAAGTGCTGGTTATATTTCCTGGTTGTGTCTTCTCTGATACATCGGGCTGTTAGTGCAGCTCTGGCTCAAG AGTTCTATGAAGCTGATTTTAAAGTTGACAAGCTCCACTATGTGAACGTAACAAGAATTGGAGCATATCGTGTTCACGATATCTTGGAATGTATCTTCCCATGCTTGAGAAATTCTTTGTGCCTATCTTTAAACCTGGCGGCATCACATGGCGCTGACGGAAAATACTGGTGCGAGATGTTGAACTCGGACAAATATAAATATCCTGCAGAATTCAAGGCCAACAACAATTGGCATCACATATTTATTGAG AATCCGTGTGTGGCTTCACCTTCACCGTGCCAAAACGGAGGAACCTGTTTATCGCAAAACAAATATGAAACGTTTGTGTGTAAATGTAAACCGGGATTCATTGGACTGTATTGCGAAAAAG TGGTAAAATCATGCCAGGACTTGTATGAAGCCAAAAG GACCAATGTTACTAAGGTGGAGACCCTCATCACAGATTTAggaccattttcagttttgtgtcAAATGGGGAATTTTGGATGTGGAGAAGGAGGATGGACGCCCGTGATGAAGATAGATGGCTCTAAG caaacgTTCCATTACGATTCGAACTATTGGAGTAACAAAGTTGGCGTCAACCCAGATGGAGGGAAGGTTGGTTTTGATTCAAATGAATCCAAATTACCAACCTACTGGAACACACCCTTTTCAAGGATATGCCTCGGTATGAAGATTGGCGAAGCGATGAATTTCATTGTAATAGAAAAGCAGGCAGAGTCTCTACATTCGTTGATAGCTGACGGGCTATTTCGACCAACCTCATTGGGCCGGAACGTATGGAAGTCGCTGATTGGATCTCAAGGATCCTTGCAACTCAAATGTAATAAGGAAGGCTTCAACGCTTATAATTTCATTTCTAGGGCAAGGATTGGAATAATTGCAAACAATCAAAACGATTGTTTAACTCCTGATTCCAGAATCGGCTTTGGTACTAGAGGATCACATGGACACTCTAACACTTGCGGAAATAATGCCAGGCTCTATGCAGATAATGGGAATATCAATTTAATGAGCATGTGTTATATATTAGTAATGTAA